The following is a genomic window from Solanum stenotomum isolate F172 chromosome 4, ASM1918654v1, whole genome shotgun sequence.
GGTATTAGTGTTTAATTACATATGATTGGACCAATTCGAAGGATTATAGGTCAAGATCATATGGTTCATTGGGAATCAAAGAGGGGAGAACAAGCAGATATGGAATGCTAAATTTTGATTGTTCCACGGGTTATATCTTTGTAGGAGGCAGAACCAGTGATATAATAATTGTTAAGAAGTATTATGGCAATGGACTTTTTCTGATTAGGaataaaatttagaatttagtATTAGGAGACCAGTTACTAGTCTAAACTAGAAACTTTTGCACATTTGCACATTTGCACATCTATCAGAAGTTTGAAAtgattttcagatttgatttgcattGTTATAACTTCATATATTTCATTCCTTTGTAGGttttttagttcatttgtctATATAATTGTTGTTCCTTTTGTAGTTATTTTTCTTGCATTACCTATATAAATCATTATTTCCCTCATTATGTGTCTTCACTAAAATCCACTGTTTATTTCTAGTTAGTACTTAAAGTCCCATctaatattgatggttttcaaCACACTTAATTTTGACAACATGATGGTAACTTTTTTCCCCGGTTCGGATCGAATTTTCTGAAAATCATTGGCTTTGGCATGACCCAGTATGTTGCACATAGTTTTAAGACAACTGCTCCATAGCCTGAGAAATATCAAATTGTAGAATTAGATGACTGCACAATGGAGTGTTTCGGGACTTCTAAAGTGTGTCTGCCAGAATTTTTTCTACCACTTGTAAAATTGAGGAAGACAATGGACACAGAACAAGCAATTCCAAAACCAATAAACTGCCATTTATCTAATTGCTTGTAGATGTAATCTTTCTATCATTCAGGAAGTAGTGTTACAATAgctctttttaaaaaactaaaataaatccCATGGCATTccaaagaaatatgttttaaatgttGTGCTACATTCTCTTAGATGGTAACATCTATTTTTTGTAAATGCAGGACTCAAGATCTGCAGGAGCTATAGCAGGTCTTGCATTTGCAATAGTATTTATCTGGAGAATATTGAGATCACCTAGTGGACCACAGAGGAGGCATCCTAAGCAACAAGCTGTTACACCTGGTAGTTCTGGTGTAAGCAGACATTTTAGTGAAAATATACCGACTTCAGAAGTTAACCCCCCTTCAGAGGATTCAAATGCACAAAATGTCATTGATGAGTTCTTTCAGCCCGTAAaggtagaaaaatatttttgatttgcCCCTTATCCCTTCATATATAATTGGTGGATAAGTAACTTCTTCTTATTAATTTGCAGCCAACTCTCGGGCAAATAGTTAGGCAAAGATTGGGTGAGGGGAGGAAGGTATCTCTTAATGCTTCTGttgttactattttttaaaaatacacttCTCTCCCATCTCCAAGGCCTTGTGGGTGCCAAGTACATATTTGATGTTCAACATACATTTATTAACTTGAGAAAAAATTGAGATCATGGGCTGCCTGAATTTGTTCCTTTTAAATAAAAAGCTTCTGTTCTTTTGAGGTGACTTTgtcaatgatttttttcttctttagaatatgcaaaaaattaaattaaattggtGTTTGTCAAGGTATCTTAAGCTGTGTTtgcaaaaaaattctttttcaataCTGTTTTTTGAAGTTGTAGTTTCGGGGTGTTTCTGACGAATGTTTTCAAGAAACTCTTCATGCAAAAAGAATCATTCAAACACACCTAAAGTTTTCACAaactttttttcaattattgtCCAAATGCTGCTTAAATTCTGGAGATAGTTCCTGGAATAGTTTTTGTGCAAATAGgttaaactagttaaagtgaatAGAAGGAGTTCAAATGTGAAGGATTCACCAAAGATGAGGGATTAGTGCAATGGAATCAACCAAGCGATCCACCAACAAGATtaactattatattttattccaATAGCATTGTCCTCTTAGGCCTGAGCCCACCACTTTGCTCTCAGTATATTTACTCAATGGTGAGTGAGTGCATGTAAATGACGACTGATCTTTTTATAAACTTAGTGCCTTAGTATGTTTATAGACATAGATTACATAGGAATAGCTTGAACATTATctaatagttttaaaatagaatCTCCTAGGTAGGTACTTAAGTTTGCctaaaactaaattacaatttttCGGCTTTGCCATACTGCTTTTATATTCAGTGCGCCTTCACGAGAATAGATCATTATCAGATGCTAGcaattcattcttcaaagagGATACTGTCTTTGTATCTTTAGAGGGTCATAAACTAGAGGGTTAAGGTGAGTCTTTCCCATTGTGGGATGATTCCTACTAACCGCTATTGTGTTTTCGTATCCTTCTCTCTTTTTGTAACAACCAGACATTTTCGGGGACTGTGCTTGCCCTTAAGTACATATGTAGACATCAAAGTGAATTTTGAGTTATGCCATTTattatagttttcttaatttaatgATTTACATACCGAAACAAGTAATTGTagaatatatttgtataatttatacATGCATGCACTTGTGAGCATAACATACATCCTTATAATGTATGAAGTTGAGAATTAAATGAGTACGTTTTCTCAGGAAACAATGAAAAGTTAAGAAGAATCTTCTATATAATAATCTTAAAGTATGAAAATATCACTATATACTATAAATCGCGATTTCCGAATTTACCGGTTATATAAAAGACTCTTCTTagttttttgttgtttcttgaGCTAATGCTTTGTGTCCCTTTTCAAAAAAGTTCTCCTAAACAGTAACGTCCATAGATGATTCAAAAAGCAGTTCTGACCCTACTTAACGCCTCCCCCAAAGATCCCTCTGTATTTTtgtttctcttaattttttctacaaaaacacaatttatattttCCCTTCTTTAAGCCGTTTAAAACATGAGCCGACAAAAAGTTGGCTTGGCCCCATTTCCTTCTCCTTTGCATTTTTGTCCAAAGTCACCCAGATATCAAATCATCAATCTGATGTGTGAATTTGGTGAACTAGCCACTTATTTGATTCTCTAACTAATACATTATATACATGCTACGATAAAATTCTAGGAAAGAGTGATATAACATAGACTTAAGGACACTATAAGTGTCATTGAGAATCAGTTTGTAATTATTCCCAGTAGATCCACAACAaaagctagtatatttttgctaagaagatttagaaaatttatattgagaGGAAAAAAGATCTACACATGGTTTATCGACTTGGAGAAAGAATATGATAGAGTATCAAGAAATGTCATTTGGTGGCATAGGAAAAGAAAGGACTTCATGCTAAATATTTGAATATCATAAAAGACATGTATGAAGGACCGGCCATTAGAgggagaaatagaagaaaacatAAAGGAGTTTCCTATAAGACTATAACCATGGGTATTACACCAAGGATCCGTATTGTGCTTGTGTACTTATTTACCCAATTTATGAATGAACAAACCAACACAATCAAAGATGAGGTCTCAAGTGTGTCCACAtatttatatgtgaattgttaAAAGGAAAGCTATAATTGAGTAAATTTCTCAAAGTTCAAGTTAATGTCTACGTAATCCCAGAAATGGCAGGTTGCTACACTTGTAATCTATTCATTCCCTAAAATTGAACTTACTCTCACTCTCTCACTATGACATTcgtaatttgaaaaatatggtAGAGGACATGTGGAGTATCTTTTCTTATTCCACCCCTTTGCATCACCATGAATGAGCACAATGTGTCTCCCCTTTCAACCCATTGTCAAGAAAAGAGAGTAGTACACATCTTTTACTTGACACGCGATCATTGCTTCTTTGGTCCAATTAATGTCTTAACTTCCTAAGAATAAGTTGGTAGCCATTTAGTTTATTGAATAAAGGGGGCTTCTTTTTGTCAATGTTTTGTGCATTTGAAGTATAGTTTGGAAGTAATTAATTGGAGGCATAACTTTAtgctccgtctcattttatgtgaagtTGTTTGGTTGGACCCTAAGTTTAAGAAACTAAGACAGGCTTTTGATATGTAAAGGAGGATCTAGGGAtagtttctcttttttcttcttttcttttctttatcttttgtttatGCCCGACACACATGTGTGGAGGGACGATATGATGTAAATTTTGGATACCAGCTTTGAGCTGAtgattgatatacaaatgttacctttataaaaataaaaaaaaatgtaagccAAATATATGCAAAGTACCAAAAGTATTCTTGTTTGATAAGTGATTACAAGAGTTCCACATATCTTTTAGTTTGACTCTCCTTGCCTTGTAAAAGAATAAACTTTGATATCAAGTGGGTCCAAGAAGACATTGATTACGGGTAAGACGCCAATGTTAAGATCAAATAGTTTTTGAAAAGCGAAATATCTCATTCTTTCCGGGATAGACTAGAAAGGAAAGTGTATCACACAAATAGGCGAGAGGTTGTTGTAGTAGGTTAatagaattatatttttattatcacGTAGAAATGCACCCTGCTATTATCACAGCTACACCTCAACCCCACATTAGTTGGATTGATATAAAACACCTCTATTTCAATTCGGCTTTATTCAGGTCCTATTTTATACCAACTATGCCTCAATTCTAAAAACTAGTTTTGGTTGGCTATTTCTGTATACATTTGTACTTTTTAAAACGAATTAGAATTTCTAAAAATTAGCTTTGTAAATTTATGCTTATCACTGTAAGGACATACGAGTCATTATAACAACAAGAAGaagtcaacaacaacatactcagtggAATCCCACAGaaggggtctggggagggtagagtgtacgtagaccttaccactacctcgtggaggtagagaggctgtttccaaaAAACCCTCGACTCAAGTGTAGCAAATCCAAGTACAAATAGTAAGAAAATAGTGAGGAAAAAAACAGAGTGCGACAATCAAAACACACTAAACAACCGACTACAAACAGTGAGGACATATGAGTCATTAACCAGAACAAAAGAGCCTGTGACAGCAACCAGACTTGTCAGCCACTAGATGCCATTGACCACACTGACTGACCAAACGTAAGTGTAACAACAATAACGACATCATGATCATATTATATAGATCCTTTggtgttattgcattttcttctTAGCTAAGTCTGTGTTGAAGCCTACCCTAGCATGCACAGTTTGCACTTCTAACGGGGGTAGCCTTACGGGAACTTAGTTAggatataataaagtaattttcTGATTGCAACATCAAAAATAACTGAGAGAATGATGGTAGTCTCTACCTCAATTTTAAGAAAGAATGTGCTACTCAACCAAATCTTATCTGTTCAAGGTTTTGCATTCTGGCATCACTTTCCTGATTCTGTTTGACAGTGGCAGAGActgtttgtttttatttttgtcacaGTAGCATACATAACTTGGACAATCTGCATATTATTTCACTTTACAGGTAACATGTCGGTTGCTTGGAGTAATTCTGGAGGAAACGAGCCCAGAGGAACTAcaggttattattatttttgttgattgtgCAACAATTTTAAACATGCAGTTgacaatgtttttacttttcctttgCAGAAACAAGCTACTGTTCGATCCTCCGCGCTTGAAGTGTTGCTCGAAATCACCAAATTTTGTGATCTTTATCTCATGGAGAGAGTACTTGATGACGAAAGTGAAGTTAGTGCTCACTCTATTATATTCCATCTGTATGTTGATTAGTAGTTGCTAGAGATCTAatcccttttaaaaaaatttatcttcATTGCCTGACTCAGAGCGGATAATTTTGGGGGTCAGATGCCATTTGATGcctttttcaaaatgaaaaggaaaaggctGTCATTGTTGATTGGCTTTGTATGCCAAATAAAATTGGCTTCTGAACTGATCcctaaatttaaaatctaaaagataaaaaagacgGATCTTTGATGCTAAATCTTAAGTAACTCTAAAAGAATAGTTGCCTAAGCAATACACTCTTCTCTCtctgtttttattttcttgggaAAACTTGCATCACATTAATTAATCATCACACGCATTAACCAACATTCATCGTTTACTTGTTTAGTAGAACATTTTCACTTGCTAATCTGCATAATTTAACAAAATAGCTTTCTTTGGTATTAAGTCAAACTAAAATGTGATAAGATGACAAGTtaccttttcaaaaaaaaaaaaaaaaaaaaaaaaaaaagtgataagaTGACCATGTTTGAGCTTCTTTTGGGTTTCTCCTTTCTGAACATCTGGTCTTGTCTACTATTTCATGACTTCATGAAGTTCTCATATTCGGTGCATGATTCATTTCTTAGCACCCACTATCCTATATGGTGCACCTTGGCTGCAGTGTTGATCCACGCTCATTCAGTTTTTATGAGTAATCTGCATTTGTATCAACACATTCTTTTTCTTGCATACATATTCTTGAAATGTACGAATATTTGCAGAAAAAGGTCCTACTGGCTTTAGAAGATGCTGGAGTGTTTACATCTGGTGGCATAGTCAAAGACAAGGTAACAACTAATCATTGTTCAACTGCCAACGGAAGTCAAAATCCGTTTATAATACTTTCATGGAGCTCTTGTtattatgtttgttttacaaTGGGTGATCTCTGCAACTTTTAATCTCAACCATGCGTGTGTGAATATTTTTCCTTCTGTCTGCATATTAGCATCCTCATCCTGGACGAGATGATTTATTCTTCCAACGGCTCTGCAGTTCTGGATGTGTGATCTTTATCTTGTAACATAAGCTAATGTCCTCTGCTATGGAGAAGTTAATATTCATTTCCTTTTAATTGTAGTACAAAAGTCTCCCCTGAGGTTTTGGTTTGTAAAATATATGTTCCTTGTGGATTTCTAGTACTACGTTAACGTCCTAGTCCCTTCTTTAAAGTTGTGTAGCACAACTGTTCTTTTAATTTATAGGGGACAAGTTTAACCTATATACTtaaactttctttttttcagaaaaatggCATTCTCATAATTTGTTGGGTCATGAATATAATCTTACCATCCTCTTTGCAACTATATTCCTTTATGCTCTTACACACTTAAAAGATAGGCCCAATACATCGACAGAGCTTAAAACTTTCacattttttccattttggTACCTCATCATCATACCTATTGAAAACTTAATGCTTCCAAAACTGTCTATTAAGCACAAATTTTACAGATCCACGCCAACAACAAATGTGTGACTTTCACTCTCTTTTGATCCTGCAGCTTGGCCAGTCAAACCTCTAAAAAAATACATTgtcatcaacaaaaaaaaataaggaacaaATTTTCCCAAACAATAGAATTTGGTATCTCAGCCAACCCACTCTCATCATCTGGAACACCATCCATCACCTCTCCACACCATTACACCACCTCTAGACTACTAGATTTTTATCTTTCTCCACGGTGGCTTCACCAAAAACAGCCAGTAGACGCAACAACAAACAATTTGCCAGCATCACCCACTGGACCATTTTCACAACCGGAAAATTGTATCACACTCTTCCTTTGCAAGGTATATATACACAGGTCTCTCCCNNNNNcccccccccccccccccccctcccacacacacacacgcaCAAATGAATCTCTCTGAGAGTTCTTGAAGAAGCTTTCGTCATTCCCAAAAATTGAGGTTCGTCAATCAAAGCTCTGGTCTACTACTCACGTTACACTATTAGTCGACtttgttcatattttatttaggggCTCTCTTTCTAGTTACAGTCTTACTTGAAAGAAGATAATAGGCAGTCCTCAATTATTGTGAAGAGTCATCACCAAATGTTATTGTTTTTTACTATGTAGGGAGTAACATAATGATTGGTTAAAATCTATATAGAGAGTAGATTTGTACCAGCAAAATGTGAATTGAGTTGTATAAAAATGATTTAGTATCCCAGCTGTCATTATTTGAATGTTTGATATAAGATGCAACAGTTGAATTGATGGCTCAGCAGTCACCTGCCATTAATGGTCGTCTTTCTTGTACAAGTGTATTATGCATTTATGTATTACTGATTTGATTGTTATACAGGTTCTCTTTTGTAGCATTGAGAATGGACGAACATCATTTGTCCGACAACTGGAACCTGATTGGCACATTGATACAAATCCGGAAATTGTTTTTCAATTAGCGGTACTCCTTGTTTCCTTTGACTGTCAGCATGAGCGTCCCatgatcatattttttttctctgtttcaGAAAACATACTAATTCATGAAGAAAAGTAGAAGTATCATTAAACAATGAATATATCCGTTTATCTACCATGCATTAGTTAGATCTCTTTCCCAAAGGAAACAACTTCAACCTCTGTTATATTTCCAACGATTCTAAGCAGGCtttctaaaatatttatgttctttcttcttctggTATTAGGAAATTTGCAAGTTTAGCCTTTTAATTTCTTGTCTGTTAATGTGAATGCCTTTTACAAACACATACAGTTACTCGTCTCTTGCCTGTTTATTAATCAAGACTAAGAGATTAGATTTTTCAGATTATTGTTTAAATGGCAGTGTGGCTATGCAGATTTGAGTGATTTTCCTCTATTGAAATCTGATGTGTTGATACTAACTGATTGCAGAGATTTATCAAATATGAGCTACACATTACGCCTACCAAGTCAGAAAGAACTGCTATGAATGTCTTCAGTTCAACGTCTTTGGAGCTGTTTTTCGGAACTGCTTAGGTGCATATCCAAATGAGTTCTAACATTTTGGTTTGTTTTAGGTCTCACCGTCCTCTTCAACTTTGGGCTGTGAGTTCATATTTTTAACTCAATTACATCTTTTTCTGGTACATGCAAGTTGCAACTTTATAGTTTTGAGGTTCAAGGAAAAAACATTTGTATATTACTCTGTTGTATGCAGAACAGGTAACTTCATAATTCTATATTGTTGTGCTGTATTCTTGAGAAAAAAACTAGTCAGCACAAGAAAGTCAGTTTTCCATAATGCAAATATATTTAACAACAACCACATGCCTAGGCAGTCGATGGGCTGGTTACGCTGGATTTATGTCGTGGATCATGGTGAATCTATACGTACTTCTTGTCCAACTTATTACGAAGGGTTTTGtaacttttttcaaaaaaaagaaagaaaaacgcCTGAAAACCATATTATCAGAAAGTTCGTTTAAAAACAATTGTTTGGAAGCCATTTCACCCATTATTCGTGGGTTAACGTACacgaaaatttgaaaaaattgtcaaattcCTATAAAATGATTTCTAAATGCCCAAAAAATGTAGTGGATCATGAGATTATATGTACTGTTTCCCCAACTCGTTATGGAGGGTCTCgtaaagttttttgtttttattgaaGTATTGAAGTATGAGAGTAGCTATAGCTTAAACTAGATAATTATGTATTCTGTATAGTAGTCAGCTGATGTGATTAGAATAGTCGGTTAGAAAGTTGTTAGTTTGTTAAGGCAGTTACAGCATCAACTTCACATTACATGTACATATATAAACCTCACTTGTGGTAGATAATTCAATATATACAGTTTTCATTTTACAAATTGCTTTTTCATTCTCTCAACAATGGAGTCGATTACTCCATTGAAGCTCAACATTGAGCTGGATTGAATttgacatggtatcagagcttcaCGGCTAAATTCCGCGATTTCGTCATCTCATCCTcgcttttcttcttccttcttcttcttctggatTGCTTTTCGCAGTAATCCTCTGCAATTTTGTATCCGATCTGAAATCGATCATTCGTTATTCTATCGATTTGTTTGATTGATTTCtcctctgtttttttttctgttttccaCCATGGGAGATCAAACTGAAAATGTCGGTGTTGTTCCTTTGGGTTTAGCTGGACAACCAACAGTTGACACAACCAGTCCACTCTATGTGCATC
Proteins encoded in this region:
- the LOC125863351 gene encoding peroxisome biogenesis protein 22-like, which produces MADSSKDDFLQLLKRIGAFLTLKISNLSQTLDSRSAGAIAGLAFAIVFIWRILRSPSGPQRRHPKQQAVTPGSSGVSRHFSENIPTSEVNPPSEDSNAQNVIDEFFQPVKPTLGQIVRQRLGEGRKVTCRLLGVILEETSPEELQKQATVRSSALEVLLEITKFCDLYLMERVLDDESEKKVLLALEDAGVFTSGGIVKDKVLFCSIENGRTSFVRQLEPDWHIDTNPEIVFQLARFIKYELHITPTKSERTAMNVFSSTSLELFFGTA